A stretch of Polypterus senegalus isolate Bchr_013 chromosome 3, ASM1683550v1, whole genome shotgun sequence DNA encodes these proteins:
- the LOC120526422 gene encoding golgin subfamily A member 6-like protein 2, which translates to MQRFQLMPCGTLEGMTELMEKDNTNNMDVVKELVEWGLQLLKKRDELKEKERRLREEDKRLREEEQWLKEKEHLRRVKEQLQEVQELEHQEQTRRLNEEDEEDEEEVSKSHPLTDEIWQQLEELRQQWEGLRERQGVNPQQCQLERHHWDEERRQWEEAWQRWEAERQKWKEDWKLRKVDQIVSELQ; encoded by the exons atgcagagattccaGCTGATGCCATGTGGTACCCTGGAaggaatgacag AGTTGATGGAGAAGGACAACACCAACAACATGGATGTGGTGAAGGAGCTGGTGGAATGGGGCTTGCAGCTGCTGAAGAAGAGAGACGAGCTGAAGGAGAAAGAACGGCGCCTGAGGGAGGAGGACAAGCGACTGAGGGAGGAGGAGCAATGGCTGAAAGAGAAGGAGCATCTGCGTAGGGTCAAGGAGCAACTGCAGGAGGTGCAGGAGCTGGAGCACCAGGAGCAGACACGGCGGCTCAATGAGGAGGACGAGGAGGACGAGGAGGAAGTCAGCAAATCCCATCCGTTGACCGATGAGATCTGGCAGCAGTTGGAGGAGCTCCGGCAGCAGTGGGAGGGTCTGCGGGAGCGCCAGGGGGTGAATCCCCAGCAGTGCCAGCTGGAGCGCCACCACTGGGATGAGGAGAGGCGGCAGTGGGAAGAGGCCTGGCAGCGATGGGAGGCGGAGCGGCAGAAGTGGAAAGAGGACTGGAAGCTGAGGAAGGTCGACCAGATTGTCAGCGAACTCCAGTGA